Within the Nocardioides humi genome, the region TTTGGTGGCGTGATCAGTGCGCGCGAGGGTGCCAGGCCCAATGTGCGTGAGTTTGCTGCGCAGCAGCCGAAGTCTCTTATCGCTCTCGATCCGCCGGAGCACATTCCGATGCGGCGGATGGCGGCGAAGATGTTCACCAAGCGCGCGGTTGATGGGTACGCCAGGATGATCCGGCAGATCTCCGAGGGACTCGTCGACGAGATGCTCGAACGCCGCGATGGTGGAGAGGTAGATCTGGTGGAGCACGTGCTCCATCCTCTGCCGGTGTGGGTCATCGCAGACATCCTCGGAATCGACCAGGACCGTCGTAGTGACTTCCGGCGGTGGTCAGACATCCTGATCCATAGGCTCAGCGGCCAAGGTGATTCAGCAGAAGAGCGCGCCGACCTGAAGCAGATGATCGACTATTTCGACCAGCTCCTCCGCGAACGTCGGGCGGAGCGGGGCGACGATCTGATCAGTCTGATCCTCTCGGAGAACGAGGAGGCCGGCGATCTGCTGACGGATTTCGACATGGTCAACTTCTGCGCACTGCTCCTGTCGGCGGGCAACGAGACGACCACCAACCTGCTCGGGAACCTCTTCAACGCCTTCTTCCTCTATCCTGACCAGCTCGTCAGGGCACGTCAGCTCGACGACCTCAAGCCGGTGGTCGAAGAGATCCTGCGCTGGGAGTCGACGGTTCAGGGCGTCGTGCGGCTGACGAACAGTGACATCCGGATCGGTGAGGAGACGATCCCAGCCGATTCGATCGTGGTCCTGCAGATCGGTTCCGCCAACCGTGACGAGTCTCGATGGGCGGACGCGGAGCGCTTCGACGTCGACCGTCCCCAGTTGCCGCACTTCGGTTTCGGCACCGGCATCCACCATTGTCTGGGAGCCGCGCTGGCGAGGCTGGAGACGGAGATCGCCACCGAGGTGTTGCTTTCTCGTACGGCTGCTATCGAGCCGGGCGCGCAGGCTCCGGATCGCACAGCGAACATCATCCTTCGCGGCTTCCGCACGATGCCCGTCGTGGTCAAGCCTGCTTGAGCCCGAGCATCACCCGAGGTCTCGCATCCGAAGGAGATGCGAGGCCTCGGTGATTCCCAGCTTTGAGGGCGCGCTGCCGAATTGCTCAACCGAGCTCGGCGCGGTGGGCGAGGAAGTCACGGACGGCGCCCCGGCCCACGACGGCCTGGGGGCCGCTCGCGTCGCTGAGAAGAGCCACGAACCTGTCGGTGCCGGGCTGTCCGACCGCGTACTCGACCATCGGGTCGACGGGAACGACGCCGGCGATCTGCAACCGCGAGCCCAGCTGGTCGGACCACACGTAGGGCAGCGCGTCGGCAACGGTGGGCTGGCCGGCGAGGTTGGCGGCCACCACCCTCGCCTGCTCGGCGACACTGGTCCAGTGTTCGACGCGGATGTAGCGGTCATAGCGGGGATGGAGCCAACGGGCGACATCGCCGATGCCGAAGACATTCGTCGTCCCGACGGCGCGGAGGTCGGGACCGCACAGGACGCCGTCGCTCAGGGTCAAGCCACTGCCCTGGAGCCAGTCGATGTTGGGGATGGCCCCGATGCCGACGACCGTCGTGTCGGCGAGGATCGTTGCGCCGTCGCTCAACTCGATCAGCTGCCGCCCGCCGGTGTCGGTGACCCGTTCGACGCTGACTCCCGCCTTGATGTCGACGTTCTCGCGTAGGTGGAGGTGGGTCATGTGTTGGCCGATGGTCTCGCCGAGCGCCCGGAGCATCAGCGTTCCGGCGGGCTCGACGATCGTCACGTCGATGTCGAGGCCGCGGGCGGTCGAAGCGATCTCGGAGCCGATGAAGCCGCCCCCGATGACAGCCAGCGAGGAGCTCCGGGCGAGACGGTCCCGCAACGCCGTGGCGTCGTCGATGGTCCGTAAGGTGTGCAGGTCGGTGGGGACGTGGCCCCCGGCAGCGTTCGTGGCCGGGAGCCGGTTGCGATCACCAGTGCGTCGTACTCGAGCGCGGAGCCGTCATCGAGATCCACGACTTGACGCACGGAGTCCAACGCGGTTGCCGTTCGACCGAGTCGAAGGCTCACGCCGAGCTCGTCGAGCTCGTCCTGCGATGCCAGGGCGAGGTCGCTCGCCTGCCGTGCACCGCGAAGGAAGTCCTTGGACAGCGGTGGCCGGTCATAGGGAAGCACCGCCTCTGCGCCGACGAGAGTTACCTCAGCGTCGAGACCGGCGCGACGGACGGCCTGGGCGGTCCGGAGGCCGCCGAGAGAGGCGCCGAGGACGAGGAGCCGCACCTCTAGGCGCCCTGCTCCAACGCGGTCTCGCCCAGGAATGCGAGAACAACCGAAGAATGCGATCTTGCTTCCTCGGCGGTGCCGCTGAAGACCACCTCACCCCGGGCGACGACGACGGCGTCGTCGGCGACCTCGAGCGCAGCCTTCGCGTTCTGCTCGACCATCAGCACTCCGATGCCGGAGTCGGCGATCGCACGCACCTGAGTCAGGACCTTGTCGACGATGGCGGGCGCGAGACCCATGGACGGCTCGTCCATCAGCATGACCTTCGGCTGGGACATCAGCGCTCGGCCGAAGGCGAGCATCTGCTGTTCGCCGCCACTGAGCAGGCCTGCGGGGCCATGGCGGCGCTCGGCTAGAATGGGGAAGATCTCGTAGATCCGCTCCAACTCCCTCGCCACCGAGTCTCTGGGCGCTGTGTAGCCGCCCAGTCGAAGGTTCTCCTCGACCGTGAGTGGTCCGAAGACACGTCGTCCCTCGGGGACGAGCACGACTCCGGCCGTGACCACGCGGTCGGCACTGCGGCGCTCGAGGTGCTGATCCTCCATCGTGATCTCGCCGCTCTCGGGAGGATGCAGTCCAGCGATGGCGCGAAGGGTCGTGGTCTTCCCAGCGCCGTTGGCGCCGAGCATGAGCGAGACGGCACCGGGCCGGACGCACACGTTGATCCCGCGTACCGCGGTCACGCGACCGTAGGACACGTGGAGGTCACTGACGCGTAGCATCGCCCGCCGCCTTCCGTCCCAGGTAGGCCTCTTCGACCAGGGGGTCCCGCACGACCTCGGCAGGGGTTCCCTCGGCAATCAGCCGCCCGGAGTTCATGGCGAACAGGTGGTCGCAGGTCTCGACCATCATGTCCACGTCGTGCTCGACCAGCAGCTGGGTCAGGCCTTCGGCGCGGAGGCTGCGGAGCAGGTCGCCGATCTCGCGACGTTCGTGCTTGTTCATGCCGGCCGTCGGCTCGTCGAGAAGCAGGAGTTTGGGGCGAGCCGCGATCGCCCTCGCGATCTCCACTCTGCGCTGGGTTCCGTAGGAGAGCTCCGACGGCCGCAGACTGCCGATCTGCGCGGTGCCTGTCAGTTCCATGGCGTGGGCCACCTGTCTCGCGGCCGCTCGTCGTCGGCGGCTTCCGCGAAGGGGGGCACCGTCGCCGGCGTCCACGGTCCAGATCTGGTCAGCGGCCAGCTGGATGTTCTCGTGAACGGTCAGACTCGGCACCAGGCGGACCGTCTGGAACGTCCGGGCCACCCCGCCACGGGCGATGCTGACGGCGGACCGTGCGGCGTACGCCGAGCCATGGAACTCGAACGAACCGCTCGTCAGGTGCACCAGCCCTGTCATGGCACCGAGCAGCGTGCTCTTGCCCGAGCCGTTGGGGCCGAGCACCCCGAAGATCTTGCCCGACGTCAGCTCGAAGGAGATGCCGTCCACGGCGCGGATGCCGCCGAAGTGGACGGCAACGTCGCGTGCTTCGAAGACCGGCGGAAAGGCCGACGGGTCCGAGGTCTTGCTCATCTCAGCTCCTTGGTCTGTACGACGGGTAGGTCGTCGGCGCCGTCATCG harbors:
- a CDS encoding ABC transporter ATP-binding protein; its protein translation is MSKTSDPSAFPPVFEARDVAVHFGGIRAVDGISFELTSGKIFGVLGPNGSGKSTLLGAMTGLVHLTSGSFEFHGSAYAARSAVSIARGGVARTFQTVRLVPSLTVHENIQLAADQIWTVDAGDGAPLRGSRRRRAAARQVAHAMELTGTAQIGSLRPSELSYGTQRRVEIARAIAARPKLLLLDEPTAGMNKHERREIGDLLRSLRAEGLTQLLVEHDVDMMVETCDHLFAMNSGRLIAEGTPAEVVRDPLVEEAYLGRKAAGDATRQ
- a CDS encoding ABC transporter ATP-binding protein, whose translation is MLRVSDLHVSYGRVTAVRGINVCVRPGAVSLMLGANGAGKTTTLRAIAGLHPPESGEITMEDQHLERRSADRVVTAGVVLVPEGRRVFGPLTVEENLRLGGYTAPRDSVARELERIYEIFPILAERRHGPAGLLSGGEQQMLAFGRALMSQPKVMLMDEPSMGLAPAIVDKVLTQVRAIADSGIGVLMVEQNAKAALEVADDAVVVARGEVVFSGTAEEARSHSSVVLAFLGETALEQGA
- a CDS encoding cytochrome P450; this encodes MDLTDFSPTDPRVLADPYPYYAELRRGPAARYVELDDLWVVSRFEEVGEAIRNPATFSSKALWALFGGVISAREGARPNVREFAAQQPKSLIALDPPEHIPMRRMAAKMFTKRAVDGYARMIRQISEGLVDEMLERRDGGEVDLVEHVLHPLPVWVIADILGIDQDRRSDFRRWSDILIHRLSGQGDSAEERADLKQMIDYFDQLLRERRAERGDDLISLILSENEEAGDLLTDFDMVNFCALLLSAGNETTTNLLGNLFNAFFLYPDQLVRARQLDDLKPVVEEILRWESTVQGVVRLTNSDIRIGEETIPADSIVVLQIGSANRDESRWADAERFDVDRPQLPHFGFGTGIHHCLGAALARLETEIATEVLLSRTAAIEPGAQAPDRTANIILRGFRTMPVVVKPA